A section of the Humulus lupulus chromosome 2, drHumLupu1.1, whole genome shotgun sequence genome encodes:
- the LOC133815720 gene encoding phloretin 4'-O-glucosyltransferase-like, producing the protein MARPRFMLITYPAMGHINPTLQFAKRLAAATEADITFAIQLSAYRHMSKGSDEAMKDIETANGSLISFAPFSVDGFDDTFGMGSQKTVQNLISETARCGTQAITDLVVSARDDGRPYSLLVYTLLLPWAGVTADKLRLPSAMLWIQPAMVFAIYYHYFYGSGDIIRELCAKGDYNSSKTTLPGLSLELTRRDLPSIMDPEDTYYVALRSFEEEFEMIETRNQRRILVNSFDKLETEALRAVPGLSLIGVGPLIPLVFLDDKSPFENKSKDKYIDWLNSKPKATVVYVSFGTLWLPPKQQLEEIAKGLLDFGRPFLWVIRERTQNDEKGDDDGELSCREELDKLGMIVPWSSQVEVLCNESIGCFVSHCGWNSTLETLASGVPVVAIPRRSDQWTSAKLIGDVWKTGVRVKSNKNEIVPSDEIKRCLELVMGENGEENGVEIRRNAKKWKDLAREAPKEGGSSDKNIKALVAEMIQGTQV; encoded by the coding sequence aTGGCACGGCCACGGTTCATGCTAATAACGTACCCAGCAATGGGACACATCAACCCAACCCTACAATTCGCCAAGCGACTCGCCGCAGCCACCGAGGCAGACATCACCTTCGCCATCCAACTCTCGGCCTACCGCCACATGTCGAAGGGATCCGACGAGGCGATGAAAGACATCGAAACCGCAAATGGGTCGCTCATATCCTTCGCGCCATTCTCCGTCGACGGTTTCGACGACACTTTCGGCATGGGCTCTCAAAAGACCGTCCAAAACCTTATCTCCGAGACGGCGCGTTGCGGCACGCAAGCCATAACCGATCTCGTCGTTTCGGCCCGAGACGACGGACGTCCCTACAGTTTATTGGTCTACACACTTCTCCTCCCGTGGGCGGGGGTCACCGCCGACAAGCTCCGCCTCCCGTCGGCCATGTTGTGGATTCAGCCGGCGATGGTCTTCGCCATTTACTATCACTACTTCTACGGTAGTGGTGATATCATTAGGGAGCTTTGTGCCAAGGGTGACTACAACTCTTCGAAAACGACATTGCCTGGATTGTCGTTGGAGCTGACTCGCCGTGATTTGCCGTCGATTATGGATCCCGAAGATACTTATTACGTAGCTCTACGTTCCTTTGAAGAAGAGTTCGAGATGATCGAGACTAGAAATCAGAGGAGAATACTTGTCAACAGTTTCGACAAGTTGGAGACTGAGGCTTTGAGAGCTGTTCCTGGTCTGAGTTTGATCGGAGTTGGACCGTTGATTCCGTTGGTCTTTTTGGATGATAAATCACCTTTTGAAAACAAGTCCAAGGACAAGTACATCGACTGGCTGAACTCGAAGCCTAAAGCGACGGTGGTTTACGTGTCGTTTGGGACTCTTTGGTTACCTCCAAAGCAACAGTTGGAGGAAATAGCCAAAGGGTTGTTGGATTTCGGTCGTCCTTTCTTGTGGGTCATTAGAGAAAGGACTCAGAACGACGAGAAAGGTGATGATGATGGTGAACTGAGTTGCAGAGAAGAGTTGGATAAGCTTGGAATGATAGtgccatggagttctcaagtagaGGTTTTGTGTAATGAGTCAATTGGGTGTTTTGTGAGTCATTGTGGTTGGAACTCGACGCTGGAGACCTTGGCGTCGGGGGTTCCGGTGGTGGCGATCCCGAGGCGGTCGGATCAATGGACTAGCGCTAAGCTGATTGGGGATGTGTGGAAAACAGGAGTGAGAGTGAAGAGCAATAAGAATGAAATCGTTCCAAGTGACGAGATCAAGAGATGTTTGGAGTTGGTCATGGGAGAAAATGGTGAGGAAAATGGGGTGGAAATAAGAAGAAATGCAAAGAAATGGAAGGATTTGGCTAGGGAGGCTCCCAAGGAAGGTGGCTCTTCGGACAAAAATATCAAGGCTCTTGTGGCGGAGATGATTCAGGGAACTCAAGTTTGA